In Flavobacterium luteolum, the DNA window AAGCAGATACTCGTTTGTTTCAGGAATAAAATCTGACTGTGTAACCCAGAAAGACTCTTTTGCAGAATTATAAACTACTTTACCGGTATCTGTATTGATAATAAGGTATTTACTTTCAAGATAAGCTTCTACGTATGGGCTTCCAGGAACATTCGTTAAAGTACTTTTATCAGCGAAAAGCTTTGTAAGATCGGCATCACCTGCCATATCCAATACTGATCTACCTCCAAAATCTTCTTTAGTCAAAGTCCAAATCACTTTTTTTGTCTCTGGATCAAGACCTTTAATACTTGCGCCTTCTTTAAAGACAACAACTCCAGTAACTCCATTCTGTACCAAATCCTGTACAGCGTTTTCTGTAGTAACTATTTCATCATACTTTCTTTGGGCAATTGATGAAACTGCTACCGACAGAAGCAAAATAATCGAAAACGTAATTTTCTTCATGGTAGATTTTTTTTTAAAATTAGTTGGTATTAGATATTTATGAGAATTTGCTTTTTACTAAAAAATGGGATTTTTTTAGTAAAAATTTACTGAGCAAATATATAAAAATAGAAAAGCGATTATGAAAAAAATTCTTTCAAAATATCCAATGATTTTGGGCACTTAAAACCTTCTAAATGAGCAGAATAAAAATTAATTAAAATCTTTAACAATATTTGTCTTTCAATTACATTAAAGATTTTTTGACTGTTATCAAACTTTAGCTCAATAAGTTTTTTTAACAAATTGGTTTCATGCTCAGAAAGCGCGGTTGAATTGTGGAAAACCGTAAAAATCCCTTCATTTATTTCAAAAAAAGGAAGATCAATATCGGACAGATCAGGATAAAATCCGAGATATTTTGTAATTTCTAAAAGAAGAATCAAATGAAAGTTAGAAATTTCGTCATGATGATCCAGCCAAGTCAGCGCAGTTTCTAAAAACAAGAAAAGCTGTTCGTTTTTCTCTTCTTCCTGAATAGAATAATGAAGCATCTCTGAAAGAAACATCACCATGGTACTTTTTACAATATCAGTATGAATACTCTGAAACGGAACGGCAGTTTTTATCTCTTTAAAATTTTCAAGCGTTCCTTTATTTTTATGAACGGCTTCAATTTCTAAAATCGAAAAAGGCTGAAAATAAGCAATTTTCTGACTTGCTTTTCGGCTTGAAAAAGCATCGCGTACAAAATACGATTTCAGTCCGCTTGAAAGTGTAAAGCATTTTACGATCAAGCTTTTTTCCTGAAATTTTAAAGAAGAGATTACTATGGCTTTTGTTTTGACGAGCACAATTTTTGTTTTATTTGTTTCAAGCTTAAAGTTTCAAGTTGTCGAACGAAATTGAAAACTGAAACTGCGACTGAGTACTATCTTATAATCATTACTTTTTTAACCTTAGTTTCTCCTCCGTCTTCTGCAGAAATAAAAACCATATAAACGCCAGACGCAACTTTGTATTTACCAAATGCAGTGGTATCCCATTCAATTGTTCCGCCTGAAGATGTGATTTCATAAACCAAATTTCCTTCAATATCAGTGATTTTTACATTCGCTTTATCAATTAATCCAGCAACTTTTACTGTTCCACTATAATTAGGTCGAACTGGATTTGGATAAACATATACATTGCTCAAATCATCGTTGGCTTCTGTGGCAATTCCGTTAAACGAAACTAAGCCTTTATTGGTAGCTATAAAGACTTCGCCTGTTTTAGCATTTATTTTGATATCATTTATATAATTACTTGGCAATGGTGAATTATTTATAGTAAAATGATATTTGGTTTCCTGACCATTTGGCGAAACCATAAAAACTCCAGAATCTGCCGTTCCAATCCATTTATTATTTGCCCCATCAACAACGATCGAAGTAATAAATTGCTCGTACATTAATTCCTGTGCCAAATTATCTTCTGTAATAATAATTGGATTTGCTTTTAACTGACTTTCCGATTGAAAACTTCCTATATTCGACAAAACTCTCAAACCTTTTGTTGTTCCTATCCAAAGCTGATTTTTTGTATCTAAAGCTAAAGTTCTAACATCGGCTATTGGCAGATTTCCTGTATCGACACCAAAAGTCATTTTTTTGAAAACATTCGTGGTTTCGTTAAAACCAATCACCCCATCTTTATCTGTTCCAATCCATTTTACATTGTTGCGATCAATAGCTAGGCTTGAATAATTACTCTCTTCTGCATTATCCAGAATCGAAGTCATAGCATAACTTCCCCATTGTCCATTTGTTTTTAAAACTTTCAGACCATTTTTTATTCGGCTGTTTGTAACCCAAAGATTTGCAGATTTATCAAATGATGTTGCATTAATACGAACATCAATATAATTTGGACCTTCTGTAGTTATAGACTCCAAACCGCTATTTTTTTCATTGTATAAAAAACTCGGTACATCGTTTTCAACTTTTACTAAACCTGAAAAGAAAGAACTCGCATAAACTTGTTTTTCATTGTTTGGATTAACAAGAACTCTCGTAATTGATTTTGCATCATACACTTCAGAATACGGAATATTTAACCATCCCGAAGTATTGTATTTGCTTATTCCATAATTATCTAAAGGATAAGGATTGTATGAAACATCATAATCTCCGTAAACTGCCCATAAAACACTTGAACCTGTATCTATAGCAAAAATATTGTTGCGGACTGGCCCAGCTGGAGTATTATTTTCGAAAACTCCACCGCTATTAAGAGAAGAAGCAAACAGACCTTTTTCTTTTGTTCCGATAAAAATCTGATCTCCAACCGCCGTTGCACAGCTAAAATTTAAAGTATTATCTAAAACCTGAGAATTTGCAATTTGACGGTTCAAAACCATCTGATTATTGTATACATAAACTGTATTGGCAGTTGTAATAAATAAATTATGATTTTTTGCTCTTGTATCGACCGCTGCTTGAGGCAATTGTGAAAACCCTATAAATGTATTTGAATTGAATCTGTGAATATACCCAGAATCATTTACCGCAATAAGCTCCATATCTAAAGTTTCTACGCTCGACCAAACTCCCGTATTTACAACCGACCATTGATTGTAATCTATCAGATTGGCATTTGTCTTATCTGCTTTTCTAATGCCACTCGATGTTGCAGCAAAAATAAATCCATTAAATATGGCTGTTTGCTTAACATTTATTTCAGCTCCATTATCGCCAATAAAATATGTGTCGCCAAACTGAGAAGTTTTCAAATTAAATTGTACAATTCCAAAATCGCAAGAAACATAAACCAGCCCATTATCTTCCATAAAATGGTTGATCTTCTTCTTGTTTGCTGGAAGCTGTTTATTAATTATGTCAACCACTTTTAAAATACTACCATCAACTTCATTAACTAAAATCATCAAACCGTTTTCGTAACCAATCAATGTTTTTTTGAATGTTTCACTATAATAAACTGCAGAAATTGTCTGACCTGATAGTCCGTCAACAGTAGTTGTTGTTTTAAGAATATTTGTTGAGATATTTTTAGAAAAGAATGCATTTTCGGAAGCTGCAAATACCCCCGTAGTCGATTCAGAAATATCTTTTATTTCATTAAATGAAAAATATCCCTGCCAAGACAATTTGCTTTGTGCTCCGCAAAACTGAATTAGAAGTAAAAACAAACCGCAGAAAAATATTTTTTTCATCATTTAATGTATTCTATTAGGACAAATATACTACAAACGAGATTTTATTTATTTTTTAGCACAAATAAAATACCCCCGATATCTTATAAAGATAATCGAGGGTATTTTTTATAGCAGTAAGTAAATTTTAAACAACACCTTGTGCAAGCATTGCATCAGCTACTTTTACAAATCCAGCAATGTTTGCTCCTTTTACATAGTTTACATATCCGTCTTCTTCAGCGCCATATTTTTTACATTGGTTATGAATTCCGACCATGATTTCTTTCAATCTTAAGTCTACCTCTTCACTAGTCCAGTTCAAACGGATTGAGTTTTGAGTCATTTCTAATCCAGAAGCAGCAACACCACCAGCGTTTGCAGCTTTTCCTGGAGCAAATAATACTTTATTATCTAAGAAAAGTTTAATAGCATCTAATGTAGAAGGCATGTTTGCAGCTTCAGTCACACATAAAACGCCATTATCGATTAATTTCTTAGCATCATCACCGTTTAATTCATTTTGAGTAGCACATGGAATGGCGATATCAACTTTTACTTCCCAAGGGCTTTTCCCTTTATGGAATATTGCGTTTGGATATTTCTCTAAATATCTTTCTGCTCTATTATCTCCAGTAGCTCTCATTTCAACCATATGGTCAATTTTTTCTCCAGAGATTCCTTCTTCATCATAAATGTATCCGTCAGGTCCAGAAATTGTAACAACTTTACCTCCCAATTCATTTACTTTTAAAGCTACTCCCCAAGCTACGTTTCCGAATCCAGAAATAGCTACCCTTTTACCTTTAATCTCATGCCCGATAGTACGAAGCATTTGATCTGTAAAATAAACTACTCCATATCCTGTAGCCTCAGGTCTGATTAATGAACCTCCGTAAGCCAAACCTTTTCCAGTTAAAACTCCAGTAAATTCATTTCTAATTCTTTTATATTGTCCGAACAAATAACCGATTTCTCTTGCTCCAACACCAATATCTCCAGCTGGAACGTCAAGATCTGGACCAATATGACGGCATAATTCTGTCATGAATGACTGGCAGAAACGCATAATTTCTCCGTCTGATTTCCCTTCTGGATCAAAATCAGAACCACCTTTACCTCCACCCATTGGAAGAGTTGTCAAACTGTTTTTGAAAACCTGTTCGAAAGCTAGGAATTTTAAAACTGATAAATTTACTGTGTGGTGAAATCTAATTCCTCCTTTATAAGGCCCAATTGCAGAGTTCATTTGAATTCTGAAACCTCTATTTACAATAATTTCTCCTTTATCATCTACCCACGGAACTCTGAATATTATAGATCTTTCCGGTTCAGCGATTCTTAAAAGGATATTCTTTCCATCATACTTTTTACGTTCAGATATAAACGGAATTACAGTTTCTGCAAATTCTCTAACAGCTTGAAGAAATTCTGGCTCGTTTGGATTTTTTGACTCAACAAGAGCCATAAATTCATTTATTTTTTGTTCCATCTTTGAAATAAATTTTCAGATAATTTAGATTTAATTTTCACTCTTATAAAATAAGAAACTACGTTTAAGAAAACGTTTTCGTTTTAACAGACAAAGATATAGCAAATAATGATTCGCTGTTATATTTTTCGCTTTTTTGAATCGATTTGTGTTTTTTTCAAACATTCCAAAAAAAAGACATTTTTCATGTAGGTGTTTACATGCAAATTGCCTCTTAAAAATTAGTAAATTAAGTATTTTGTTACTTATTTTTCAATACAGGTATTTAATATTTTGAATCGATTAGGTTTTTTATATATTTGCCCAGATTTGTAAGCCCCCAAAAAATGCGTAAAGCCCTATTTATCACATTATTTGCCTTGTTAGGCATCTCAACTACAGTATCAGCACAAGGATTAGCCCAAGAAATCGGAATATACGGAGGACCAGTTACTTTACAGTCTGATTTTGGAGAAAGAAATAACTTCGATAATAATGTTGGAAACACAGGTTTTGGCATTGGAATTATGCACTTCATAAACTTTTCTGCAAATAACAATAGAGAGAATTATTTCACAGAACATTTCAAAGTAAGATCTGATCTTTCTTATAGCAAAACTAATTTAAAGCATCATGGCCAGTGGGTTGATTACAAGCCTAACGGATTATTTGCAAGACAATTAAGAAACATGCATGCAAGTTCTAGCATAGTTAGCTTGGGAGCACAAATGGAATTTTCTCCTTTTATGAAAATTCACGATTTTGAAAACACAGTTGGTAGCTTCAGCCCGTATGGCGCTGTAGGATTTCAGGTAAGCTATTATTCAACAAAAGTTGGATCTCATCTAGGAGACATTACACTTCCAGCTAATACTCCAGGAAAATACTTAACTCCGTCTGATGGCCGTGCGCATGGGTTCTCTACTGAAACTGGTGTAGCTTTATCTGCAACAGCATCAGTTGGTGTTCATTATAAATTATCAGAAATGAGCGATTTAATGTTCGAAACTCGTTTCCAAACGTATAACTCAGACTGGATTGACGGATTAAACCCAAATAAAGATATTTACAAAGAAAACAAATCTAATGATTGGCAGGTTTGGTTTAACTTTGGATACATCTACTATTTAGAATTCTAAAAAAATTAAATCTCAAAACATAAAAATCCCAAATTCCAAAATTATAAAAATTGGAATTTGGGATTTTTTATTGGAATTTATCTATCTTAAGCTAAAGCTTGCTCTAAATCTGCGATTAAATCTTCTGCATCTTCAATACCAACACTCAATCTTACTAAATCATCAGTAATACCAACTTCTGCTCTCTTATCTGCAGGAATAGAAGCATGCGTCATTAATGCAGGATGATTGGCCAATGATTCTACTCCACCTAGAGATTCTGCTAGAGTAAATACTTTCAGTTTTTCTAAAAATGCAATCGAATCTTCTTTCTTTCCCGATTTAAAATCAAAAGAAACCATTCCGCCAAAAGCTTTCATTTGTTTCTTGGCAATTTCGTGAAACGGATGATTCTTCAAACCTGGATAATAAACTGTTTTAATCTTTGGGTGATTACTCAAGTATTCAACTACTTTTTCTCCATTTTCACAATGTCTCTGAACTCTTAAAGCCAAAGTTTTAATTCCTCTTAAAACTAAGAAACTATCCATTGGTCCAAGCGTAGCTCCAGTAGCAAACTGTTGAAAATGCAACTGATCTCCTAAAGCAGCATCTTTTACAATTAAAGCACCAGCAATAACATCAGAGTGTCCGCCTAAATATTTTGTTGCTGAGTGCATTACAATATCAGCTCCCAAATCTAATGGTTTCTGTAAATA includes these proteins:
- a CDS encoding THC0290_0291 family protein, coding for MRKALFITLFALLGISTTVSAQGLAQEIGIYGGPVTLQSDFGERNNFDNNVGNTGFGIGIMHFINFSANNNRENYFTEHFKVRSDLSYSKTNLKHHGQWVDYKPNGLFARQLRNMHASSSIVSLGAQMEFSPFMKIHDFENTVGSFSPYGAVGFQVSYYSTKVGSHLGDITLPANTPGKYLTPSDGRAHGFSTETGVALSATASVGVHYKLSEMSDLMFETRFQTYNSDWIDGLNPNKDIYKENKSNDWQVWFNFGYIYYLEF
- the recO gene encoding DNA repair protein RecO, which produces MLVKTKAIVISSLKFQEKSLIVKCFTLSSGLKSYFVRDAFSSRKASQKIAYFQPFSILEIEAVHKNKGTLENFKEIKTAVPFQSIHTDIVKSTMVMFLSEMLHYSIQEEEKNEQLFLFLETALTWLDHHDEISNFHLILLLEITKYLGFYPDLSDIDLPFFEINEGIFTVFHNSTALSEHETNLLKKLIELKFDNSQKIFNVIERQILLKILINFYSAHLEGFKCPKSLDILKEFFS
- the gdhA gene encoding NADP-specific glutamate dehydrogenase; its protein translation is MEQKINEFMALVESKNPNEPEFLQAVREFAETVIPFISERKKYDGKNILLRIAEPERSIIFRVPWVDDKGEIIVNRGFRIQMNSAIGPYKGGIRFHHTVNLSVLKFLAFEQVFKNSLTTLPMGGGKGGSDFDPEGKSDGEIMRFCQSFMTELCRHIGPDLDVPAGDIGVGAREIGYLFGQYKRIRNEFTGVLTGKGLAYGGSLIRPEATGYGVVYFTDQMLRTIGHEIKGKRVAISGFGNVAWGVALKVNELGGKVVTISGPDGYIYDEEGISGEKIDHMVEMRATGDNRAERYLEKYPNAIFHKGKSPWEVKVDIAIPCATQNELNGDDAKKLIDNGVLCVTEAANMPSTLDAIKLFLDNKVLFAPGKAANAGGVAASGLEMTQNSIRLNWTSEEVDLRLKEIMVGIHNQCKKYGAEEDGYVNYVKGANIAGFVKVADAMLAQGVV
- a CDS encoding cystathionine gamma-synthase codes for the protein MKFNTKVIHGGQHHDPSTGAVMPPVYQTSTFVQTSPGKPLADYEYSRASNPTRTALEDALASIENGTRGLAFSSGLAATDCVLRSFKAGDEIIAMDDLYGGTYRMFSRVYKDSGIKFHFVDMTNIEKLKSLINENTKLIWVETPTNPLMKLADIQEIAKITQEKKILLAVDNTFATPYLQKPLDLGADIVMHSATKYLGGHSDVIAGALIVKDAALGDQLHFQQFATGATLGPMDSFLVLRGIKTLALRVQRHCENGEKVVEYLSNHPKIKTVYYPGLKNHPFHEIAKKQMKAFGGMVSFDFKSGKKEDSIAFLEKLKVFTLAESLGGVESLANHPALMTHASIPADKRAEVGITDDLVRLSVGIEDAEDLIADLEQALA
- a CDS encoding T9SS type A sorting domain-containing protein → MKKIFFCGLFLLLIQFCGAQSKLSWQGYFSFNEIKDISESTTGVFAASENAFFSKNISTNILKTTTTVDGLSGQTISAVYYSETFKKTLIGYENGLMILVNEVDGSILKVVDIINKQLPANKKKINHFMEDNGLVYVSCDFGIVQFNLKTSQFGDTYFIGDNGAEINVKQTAIFNGFIFAATSSGIRKADKTNANLIDYNQWSVVNTGVWSSVETLDMELIAVNDSGYIHRFNSNTFIGFSQLPQAAVDTRAKNHNLFITTANTVYVYNNQMVLNRQIANSQVLDNTLNFSCATAVGDQIFIGTKEKGLFASSLNSGGVFENNTPAGPVRNNIFAIDTGSSVLWAVYGDYDVSYNPYPLDNYGISKYNTSGWLNIPYSEVYDAKSITRVLVNPNNEKQVYASSFFSGLVKVENDVPSFLYNEKNSGLESITTEGPNYIDVRINATSFDKSANLWVTNSRIKNGLKVLKTNGQWGSYAMTSILDNAEESNYSSLAIDRNNVKWIGTDKDGVIGFNETTNVFKKMTFGVDTGNLPIADVRTLALDTKNQLWIGTTKGLRVLSNIGSFQSESQLKANPIIITEDNLAQELMYEQFITSIVVDGANNKWIGTADSGVFMVSPNGQETKYHFTINNSPLPSNYINDIKINAKTGEVFIATNKGLVSFNGIATEANDDLSNVYVYPNPVRPNYSGTVKVAGLIDKANVKITDIEGNLVYEITSSGGTIEWDTTAFGKYKVASGVYMVFISAEDGGETKVKKVMIIR